A genomic stretch from Microplitis mediator isolate UGA2020A chromosome 10, iyMicMedi2.1, whole genome shotgun sequence includes:
- the LOC130675555 gene encoding uncharacterized protein LOC130675555 isoform X1 → MGRDSRKVSRELRSSEKINKSRSVKRKNVFNPKTAERDESIQSTSSKKLKQNTEDDVPEDSSTEFRIINFIQVFTAISALIKCKKCDGNVVFQTASTRGLGFKIVVACNNCGNEYIPSCSFVGHSYEINRRFIFVMRILGIGYEGLCKFCGLMDMPSFLDKSTHTILLKQILNCSKAVAETFMTKAVNEEKQAMPTTENEDINHLTVSGDGTWQKRGYTSSFGVSSIIGYFTGKILDINIKSAYCKLCEYWKKKTNTVEFEEWYQSHEDVCSANHQGSSGKMEVDAMVEMFSYSETKYGVKYANYIGDGDSKTYSGIIKSDPYENTTVNKKECIGHVQKRMGSRLRTLKSKQKGLGGRGKLTGKLIDKLTVYYGLAIRRHCDSIENMKSAIMATFYHYGSSDEKPNHDMCPKGEESWCSYQRAEARGELDTFSHDYSPLPSDVLKAIKPIYEDLSNENLLSRCVGGFNQNNNESFNQLVWKICPKTDLIVGLILIGMQKEWMLHVSK, encoded by the exons atgggacgtgattctagaaaggtttcaagagaacttcggagttctgaaaaaattaataagtcgcgttcagtcaaaagaaagaatgtttttaatccgaaaacagccgaacgtgatgaaagtattcagagtacatcttctaaaaaattaaaacaaaacactgaagatgatgtacctgaagacagcagtactgaatttcgaataataaattttattcaggtattcactgcaatttctgctcttataaaatgtaaaaaatgtgatggaaatgtagtgtttcaaacagcaagtacacgtgggctgggattcaaaattgtagttgcatgtaataactgtggaaatgaatatattccttcctgttctttcgttgggcattcttatgaaataaacagacgtttcatttttgtaatgagaatactaggaataggatacgaaggattgtgcaagttttgcggcctgatggacatgccgtcttttttagataaatctacgcatacaattttactgaaacagattttgaattgtagtaaagccgtcgcagaaaccttcatgacgaaagctgtgaatgaagaaaagcaagcaatgccaacaactgaaaatgaagatataaatcatctaactgtatcgggagatggaacctggcaaaaacggggatatacatcgtcatttggagtttcttctataattggctattttactggaaagattcttgacataaacattaaaagtgcatattgtaagctatgtgagtattggaaaaaaaaaacaaatactgttgagttcgaggaatggtatcaatcgcatgaagatgtgtgttctgctaatcatcaagggtcttctgggaaaatggaggtggatgcgatggtcgaaatgttttcgtattctgaaactaaatatggagttaagtatgccaactatattggtgatggtgactccaagacctattcaggaattataaaatcagatccttacgaaaatacaactgtaaataaaaaggaatgtatagggcatgtccaaaagcggatggggagtcgattacgtacgctgaagagtaaacaaaaaggtcttggtggtcgaggtaagctcacaggaaaattaatagacaaactaactgtgtactatggtttagcaatacgccggcattgtgattctattgaaaatatgaaatctgctataatggcaaccttttatcactacggctcgagtgatgaaaaaccgaatcatgatatgtgtccaaaaggcgaagaatcttggtgctcttaccagcgcgctgaagcaagaggagagcttgataccttttctcacgattattctcctttaccttctgatgttttaaaagctatcaagcctatatacgaagatcttagtaatgaaaatttactttcaagatgtgtaggtggattcaatcagaataataatgaaagctttaaccaactagtatggaaaatatgcccaaaaacg gacttaattgtgggcctaattctcatcggtatgcagaaagaatggatgctgcacgtatcaaagtag
- the LOC130676164 gene encoding ADP-ribosylation factor-like protein 2, with protein MGLLTVLKKLKQKEREMRILMLGLDNAGKTTILKRYIGEPIDTISPTLGFNIKTIEHRDYKLNIWDVGGQKSLRSYWRNYFEATDGIIWVVDSADKLRLEDCKAELHKLLQEERLLGASLLVLANKQDLPGALSLDEIAEILELKNVKSHHWKIFNTSAITAENLLTAVNWIVDDISARVYYC; from the exons ATGGGTTTATTaacagtattaaaaaaattgaaacaaaaagaAAGAGAAATGCGGATCCTCATGct tgGTCTAGATAATGCCGGAAAAACAACTATTTTGAAGAGATATATCGGTGAGCCCATAGATACAATATCACCAACACTAGGATTCAATATAAAGACAATAGAGCATCGGGATTATAAACTAAACATTTGGGACGTAGGTGGTCAGAAATCTTTGAGGTCGTACTGGAGGAATTATTTCGAGGCAACGGATGGTATAATTTGGGTTGTCGATAGCGCTGACAAATTACGGCTCGAGGATTGTAAAGCAGAATTGCATAAATTACTCCAAGAAGAACGTCTTTTAGGAGCTAGTTTGCTAGTTTTAGCCAATAAACAGGATCTCCCAGGTGCGCTATCACTCGACGAGATCGCCGAGATACTCGAGCTAAAGAATGTCAAAAGTCATCattggaaaatatttaatacctCGGCTATTACTGCTGAAAATCTACTCACTGCGGTGAATTGGATTGTTGATGACATTAGTGCGCGAGTTTATTACTGTTAA
- the LOC130675554 gene encoding protein jagged-1b-like, translating into MRAAAAYVLFFAHLIQATTGSGYFEVQILSLTNNRGTLVDGRCCGGGRDSGGRGGFPPCSQTCTTAFWLCLKEYQSNVTAIGSCSFGNVSSQVLGQNTFTLIEPVTLQLHFTFRWTRQFTLILQARDEPNGGTIEEASYSGIVLPGTTWHTLNHQGRNAHLTYRLRVQCADHYYNATCTKFCRPRDDIFGHYTCDENGDKVCIHGWKGADCETAVCKEGCHPIHGHCNTSGECKCRHGWRGELCDQCTPYPGCKHGYCNGSSWQCICDTNWGGILCDQDLNYCGTHEPCQNGGTCENTAPDQYRCTCPDGFSGSSCEKVDNPCASNPCLNGATCVELGETAECQCAPGFSGPYCATDVDECASQPCQNGGTCVDGKNEFICHCPAAWQGTLCQFDVDECNLKESPCKNSITCVNLAGDYRCRCRSGFTGKNCTKNIDDCVGQCQHGALCIDLVNDYHCSCNPGYSGKDCDVDIDECAFKPCQNGGECRDLVNAYECVCPVGYTGHQCEIVKDHCNPNPCRNSSPCFNTQTDYYCHCPAQWQGKNCSELAAHDPQIRLDDGSPGCGSEGTPCSGRGRCSNGICICDPGYTGQRCHENINDCRGNPCLNGGTCVDLINSFQCICQEGWTGDLCDEDVDECTNSPCRNNGTCIDGVADFTCECRGGWKGKTCTLRGGHCEPVTCRHGGTCQDHGDGFTCHCTPGWEGAACHIASPACASTPCENGATCVNTADGGYRCICREGFEGPNCRKDVDDCQPLPCLNGGRCVDGVNWFRCECAPGFTGPDCRINVNECASDPCMGGATCIDGIASYSCICPPSRTGIHCEIRTPSGAGCSATTWDNDCNVCECRNGKNQCSNVWCGQGNCLNGTSCLAHEVCVPSPGESCLAPSCSPWGECRPVETGRRVGPPALPAPPSCWPGQAIPGPTCSRLTILLRRDTLAPGTSVELLCRQLRRLLADPRRPQSVVLLCDLKPGDNDTIEVTIFSEAAADAARDLGEALSRPISRPPTLASVLEVKVETALLTDPINASNSSSSSGYVAVLGGALATVLILALLGGLWYLRSRQRSGLTATTSSETSLHRHRSDLDEKSNNLQNEENLRRYANPLKDSDTGEPRVSIVRPLSGMSLGALGPAEESLEMVAEEGRHRLPPLYKPTSAEARNNTASFSYEESLHKPYTKPRLQEPAYSHQPPPQQQQPGTSAQIVPRQVLTVHV; encoded by the exons GCGACAACCGGTAGCGGATATTTCGAGGTGCAGATACTGTCGTTAACAAACAACAGGGGCACGCTGGTTGACGGTCGTTGCTGCGGCGGGGGACGTGACTCCGGCGGACGGGGTGGCTTTCCACCCTGTTCACAAACTTGTACAACAGCATTTTGGCTGTGTCTCAAAGAGTATCAGTCAAATGTAACAGCCATTGGCTCATGTAGCTTTGGCAACGTATCTAGTCAGGTGCTTGGACAAAATACATTTACTCTTATTGAACCTGTCACACTTCAACTACATTTCACATTCAGATGGACg CGTCAATTCACGCTGATTCTGCAGGCACGAGACGAGCCCAATGGTGGAACAATCGAAGAGGCGAGTTACAGTGGCATCGTCCTTCCGGGTACTACGTGGCACACCTTAAATCATCAAGGACGAAACGCACATCTTACGTATCGTTTACGGGTCCAGTGTGCCGATCATTATTACAACGCAACGTGCACGAAATTTTGTCGACCACGAGACGACATATTCGGGCACTACACCTGCGACGAAAACGGTGATAAAGTCTGCATACATGGATGGAAAGGCGCCGACTGTGAGACAG cggtTTGTAAAGAAGGTTGTCATCCAATTCACGGTCACTGTAACACAAGCGGCGAATGCAAATGTCGTCATGGGTGGCGAGGAGAACTTTGCGACCAGTGTACGCCGTATCCAGGATGTAAACACGGGTACTGCAATGGGTCAAGCTGGCAGTGCATATGTGACACAAATTGGGGAGGAATCCTCTGTGATCAAGATCTAAATTATTGTGGCACACATGAGCCATGTCAGAATGGCGGAACGTGCGAGAATACTGCTCCAGATCAGTATCGGTGTACGTGTCCGGACGGTTTTTCCGGATCGTCATGTGAAAAAGTTGACAATCCGTGTGCATCAAACCCCTGTTTAAATGGTGCTACGTGTGTTGAACTGGGTGAAACGGCGGAGTGTCAATGTGCGCCAGGATTTTCGGGTCCTTATTGTGCAACAGATGTCGATGAGTGTGCGTCCCAGCCTTGTCAGAACGGCGGTACTTGTGTTGATGGAAAAAATGAATTCATATGTCATTGTCCGGCTGCATGGCAAGGCACACTCTGTCAATTTGACGTTGATGAGTGTAATCTCAAAGAGTCACCGTGCAAAAACTCAATAACCTGCGTCAACCTTGCTGGAGATTACAG ATGCCGATGTCGAAGCGGGTTCACGggaaaaaattgcactaaAAATATAGACGACTGCGTGGGTCAATGTCAACACGGAGCTCTCTGTATTGATTTAGTTAACGACTATCACTGTTCATGTAATCCTGGTTATTCGGGCAAAGACTGCGACGTGGATATCGACGAGTGTGCATTTAAACCCTGTCAGAATGGCGGAGAATGCCGAGATTTAGTGAACGCATACGAGTGTGTTTGTCCTGTGGGTTACACTGGGCATCAGTGTGAAATTGTCAAGGACCACTGCAATCCTAATCCTTGCAGAAATTCGTCCCCGTGTTTCAACACTCAGACTGACTATTACTGTCACTGTCCCGCACAATGGCAGGGTAAAAACTGCTCTGAACTGGCAGCACACGATCCCCAGATCCGGCTGGACGACGGCAGTCCAGGATGTGGGAGTGAAGGAACGCCCTGCAGTGGACGTGGTAGATGCAGCAATGGAATTTGCATTTGTGATCCTGGTTACACCGGTCAACGCTGCCATGAGAATATTAACGACTGCCGTGGGAATCCTTGTCTCAATGGTGGTACCTGCGTGGATCTCATTAATTCGTTCCAGTGCATTTGCCAAGAAGGTTGGACTGGTGACCTTTGTGATGAAG ATGTTGACGAGTGTACAAACTCGCCCTGTCGCAACAATGGAACATGCATAGACGGAGTGGCAGACTTTACATGCGAGTGTCGTGGCGGCTGGAAAGGTAAAACCTGTACACTCAGAGGCGGTCATTGTGAGCCAGTAACATGTAGACACGGTGGTACATGTCAAGATCACGGTGATGGGTTCACATGTCACTGTACCCCAGGATGGGAAGGCGCTGCGTGTCACATCGCTTCACCAGCGTGTGCAAGTACTCCATGCGAGAATGGCGCGACCTGCGTCAATACTGCGGACGGCGGATATCGTTGTATCTGCCGTGAAGGTTTTGAAGGTCCAAACTGTCGTAAAGACGTGGATGACTGTCAGCCATTGCCATGTTTGAATGGCGGTCGATGCGTAGACGGTGTTAATTGGTTTAGATGTGAGTGTGCTCCAGGATTTACCGGACCAGATTGCCGGATTAATGTCAACGAGTGTGCAAGTGATCCATGTATGGGTGGAGCTACGTGTATCGATGGTATCGCCAGTTACTCGTGTATATGTCCACCCAGTAGAACAGGTATTCACTGTGAAATAAGGACACCAAGTGGAGCCGGTTGTAGTGCAACTACGTGGGATAATGACTGTAATGTTTGCGAATGTCGCAATGGTAAAAATCAATGCAGCAATGTGTGGTGTGGCCAGGGAAATTGTCTCAATGGAACATCTTGTCTAGCACACGAAGTTTGTGTACCGTCACCCGGAGAAAGTTGCTTAGCACCATCATGTTCTCCGTGGGGCGAATGTCGACCTGTTGAGACTGGCAGAAGAGTTGGACCTCCAGCGCTTCCAGCTCCACCTTCCTGTTGGCCAGGTCAGGCTATTCCTGGTCCAACTTGTTCAAgacttacaattttattgagaAGAGACACTTTAGCACCCGGTACCTCTGTAGAGCTCTTATGTAGACAATTAAGAAGACTGCTGGCAGATCCACGAAGACCCCAATCTGTCGTACTGCTGTGCGACTTAAAACCAGGCGATAATGACACTATTGAGGTGACAATATTCTCAGAAGCGGCTGCAGACGCAGCACGTGATCTAGGCGAGGCTCTGAGTAGACCCATAAGCAGGCCTCCGACTCTGGCCTCAGTATTAGAAGTCAAAGTCGAGACGGCTCTGCTCACCGATCCAATAAACGCCTCAAATAGCTCCAGTAGCAGCGGATACGTTGCCGTACTTGGCGGTGCGCTTGCTACTGTTCTTATTCTGGCGCTCTTGGGCGGTCTCTGGTACTTAAGATCAAGACAGAGATCCGGACTAACTGCAACAACGAGCAGCGAAACTTCATTGCATCGGCACCGCAGTGATCTCGACGAGAAGTCTAATAATCTACAGAATGAAGAAAATCTCAGGAGATACGCGAACCCACTTAAAGACTCGGATACCGGTGAGCCGAGAGTCTCCATCGTAAGACCACTCTCAGGTATGTCTTTGGGTGCTCTAGGACCCGCTGAAGAAAGCCTCGAAATGGTTGCTGAGGAAGGACGGCATCGTTTGCCGCCTCTCTACAAACCAACAAGCGCCGAGGCGAGAAATAACACCGCGAGTTTTTCTTATGAAGAAAGCCTTCATAAACCCTATACAAAACCACGTCTCCAAGAGCCCGCTTACTCGCATCAACCACCGCCTCAGCAGCAACAACCCGGAACGAGCGCTCAAATAGTTCCACGTCAGGTGCTAACTGTACACGTTTAA
- the LOC130676162 gene encoding leucine-rich repeat-containing protein 74B-like isoform X1 — MDVDKRESQILDNEFQFFYHEHEDDDHDDEDDQDEYEDDEAEISNSSYSRLNYFINDLLEENLFENILLTDVEKNTTDEIKSESNGSSKTIISSQDSTSTIESSDTGMSKCSEQIEISDSQIDIPEEEIPEDGGLRPGSWILFPKLPEDRSDDVEKFINLTEELKLPPIGQVPQMLKTNEINLKFYCLDPRTVKIISEALNCNTTVKILNLQDNWLTTEACYHLNDLLINNNVITWINLSGCRIGVQGAKELETGISSAESLEYLDVSRCDLGDDGLRYISIGVYCSPSIKIVNFSNNNLSEDCANALQKMIIQTDTLSELNLSWNFLSSEGFWKIFVVGLLQNVTLKNLNLSWNGLDEECLPFLTEYLSSDPSLFKLNLRDNSFKSVEKIAEALIKNTKLEIIELGNNPTRANEVLAFFEVLKNITPTSQLRLIDLENIWANKEVLGLIDEIKKKLTSVDITLGGILSNYKIIGPDPRKIFLKRANFEAMKPKKKKLKRNFGQFVVSLQDIIVTRDVFKSSIKNAKVKLSESLITEIMNSFEIGEDAIDQSALKNFYLAEYPETSQLPPLPVTKNKKKEKKTPGKKQNIGH; from the exons ATGGATGTGGATAAACGT GAGTCTCAGATACTTGATaatgaatttcaatttttttatcacgagCACGAAGATGACGATCACGATGACGAAGATGATCAAGACGAATACGAAGATGACGAAgcagaaatttcaaattcgtctTATTCAagactaaattattttatcaatgatTTATTggaggaaaatttatttgaaaatattttattgactgatgtcgaaaaaaatacg ACTGATGAAATTAAATCTGAATCTAATGGATCATCAAAAACGATAATCAGTTCACAAGATTCTACATCGACAATCGAATCCAGTGACACTGGTATGAGTAAATGTTCGGAACAAATTGAAATTAGTGATTCGCAAATAGATATTCCTGAGGAAGAGATACCTGAAGACGGAGGACTGAGACCTGGATCTTGGATCCTGTTTCCTAAATTACCCGAAGACAGAAGCGACgatgttgaaaaatttattaatctgACTGAAGAATTAAAACTCCCGCCAATCGGACAAGTCCCTCAGATGTTAAAaactaatgaaataaatttgaagttCTACTGCTTAGATCCACGgaccgtaaaaataatttccgaAGCACTCAACTGTAATACGACTgttaaaattcttaatttaCAA gataATTGGCTGACTACAGAGGCGTGTTATCACTTGAACGATCTTCTTATAAATAACAATGTTATAACTTGGATTAATTTGTCCGGGTGTCGTATTGGAGTACAAGGAGCTAAAGAGTTGGAAACAGGTATCAGTTCAGCTGAATCACTTGAATATTTAGATGTTAGTCGGTGTGATTTAGGTGACGACGGCTTACGATACATCAGCATAG gtgtcTATTGCAGTCCTAGTATAAAAATAGTCAACTtttctaataataatctaaGCGAGGATTGCGCTAACGCTCTTCAAAAAATGATCATTCAAACTGATACCTTGAGCGAACTTAATTTATcatggaattttttaagtagCGAAGGCTTTTGGAAGATATTTGTCGTTGGGTTGTTACAAAAtgtgactttaaaaaatttaaatctcagTTGGAATGGATTAGATGAAGAATGTCTGCCATTTTTAACTGAATATTTATCATCTGACCCAagtctttttaaattaaatcttcgag ATAACAGTTTTAAATCAGTGGAAAAAATAGCAGAggcattgataaaaaatacaaagttaGAAATAATTGAACTGGGCAATAATCCTACTCGAGCGAATGAAGTTTTGGCTTTTTTTGAGgtgttgaaaaatataacACCGACGTCACAACTTCGGTTAATAGATCTAGAAAATATTTGGGCAAATAAAGAAGTACTAGGACTGatagatgaaataaaaaaaaaattaacgagcGTAGATATAACTTTAGGAGGAATATtgagtaattataaaataattggaCCGGATCcacgtaaaatatttttaaagagagCTAATTTTGAGGCGATGAAgccgaagaaaaaaaaattaaaaagaaattttggtCAGTTTGTGGTGTCACTGCAGGATATTATTGTGACACGAg atgtcTTCAaaagttctataaaaaatgctaaagtaaaattatccGAGTCTTTAATCACAGAAATAATGAATTCATTTGAAATTGGAGAGGATGCAATAGACCAAAGtgcgctaaaaaatttttatttagcagAATATCCAGAAACTAGTCAGCTGCCACCACTCCCagtaacgaaaaataaaaagaaggaAAAGAAAACGCCAGGAAAGAAGCAAAATATTGGACACTGA
- the LOC130676162 gene encoding leucine-rich repeat-containing protein 74B-like isoform X2 encodes MDVDKRHEDDDHDDEDDQDEYEDDEAEISNSSYSRLNYFINDLLEENLFENILLTDVEKNTTDEIKSESNGSSKTIISSQDSTSTIESSDTGMSKCSEQIEISDSQIDIPEEEIPEDGGLRPGSWILFPKLPEDRSDDVEKFINLTEELKLPPIGQVPQMLKTNEINLKFYCLDPRTVKIISEALNCNTTVKILNLQDNWLTTEACYHLNDLLINNNVITWINLSGCRIGVQGAKELETGISSAESLEYLDVSRCDLGDDGLRYISIGVYCSPSIKIVNFSNNNLSEDCANALQKMIIQTDTLSELNLSWNFLSSEGFWKIFVVGLLQNVTLKNLNLSWNGLDEECLPFLTEYLSSDPSLFKLNLRDNSFKSVEKIAEALIKNTKLEIIELGNNPTRANEVLAFFEVLKNITPTSQLRLIDLENIWANKEVLGLIDEIKKKLTSVDITLGGILSNYKIIGPDPRKIFLKRANFEAMKPKKKKLKRNFGQFVVSLQDIIVTRDVFKSSIKNAKVKLSESLITEIMNSFEIGEDAIDQSALKNFYLAEYPETSQLPPLPVTKNKKKEKKTPGKKQNIGH; translated from the exons ATGGATGTGGATAAACGT CACGAAGATGACGATCACGATGACGAAGATGATCAAGACGAATACGAAGATGACGAAgcagaaatttcaaattcgtctTATTCAagactaaattattttatcaatgatTTATTggaggaaaatttatttgaaaatattttattgactgatgtcgaaaaaaatacg ACTGATGAAATTAAATCTGAATCTAATGGATCATCAAAAACGATAATCAGTTCACAAGATTCTACATCGACAATCGAATCCAGTGACACTGGTATGAGTAAATGTTCGGAACAAATTGAAATTAGTGATTCGCAAATAGATATTCCTGAGGAAGAGATACCTGAAGACGGAGGACTGAGACCTGGATCTTGGATCCTGTTTCCTAAATTACCCGAAGACAGAAGCGACgatgttgaaaaatttattaatctgACTGAAGAATTAAAACTCCCGCCAATCGGACAAGTCCCTCAGATGTTAAAaactaatgaaataaatttgaagttCTACTGCTTAGATCCACGgaccgtaaaaataatttccgaAGCACTCAACTGTAATACGACTgttaaaattcttaatttaCAA gataATTGGCTGACTACAGAGGCGTGTTATCACTTGAACGATCTTCTTATAAATAACAATGTTATAACTTGGATTAATTTGTCCGGGTGTCGTATTGGAGTACAAGGAGCTAAAGAGTTGGAAACAGGTATCAGTTCAGCTGAATCACTTGAATATTTAGATGTTAGTCGGTGTGATTTAGGTGACGACGGCTTACGATACATCAGCATAG gtgtcTATTGCAGTCCTAGTATAAAAATAGTCAACTtttctaataataatctaaGCGAGGATTGCGCTAACGCTCTTCAAAAAATGATCATTCAAACTGATACCTTGAGCGAACTTAATTTATcatggaattttttaagtagCGAAGGCTTTTGGAAGATATTTGTCGTTGGGTTGTTACAAAAtgtgactttaaaaaatttaaatctcagTTGGAATGGATTAGATGAAGAATGTCTGCCATTTTTAACTGAATATTTATCATCTGACCCAagtctttttaaattaaatcttcgag ATAACAGTTTTAAATCAGTGGAAAAAATAGCAGAggcattgataaaaaatacaaagttaGAAATAATTGAACTGGGCAATAATCCTACTCGAGCGAATGAAGTTTTGGCTTTTTTTGAGgtgttgaaaaatataacACCGACGTCACAACTTCGGTTAATAGATCTAGAAAATATTTGGGCAAATAAAGAAGTACTAGGACTGatagatgaaataaaaaaaaaattaacgagcGTAGATATAACTTTAGGAGGAATATtgagtaattataaaataattggaCCGGATCcacgtaaaatatttttaaagagagCTAATTTTGAGGCGATGAAgccgaagaaaaaaaaattaaaaagaaattttggtCAGTTTGTGGTGTCACTGCAGGATATTATTGTGACACGAg atgtcTTCAaaagttctataaaaaatgctaaagtaaaattatccGAGTCTTTAATCACAGAAATAATGAATTCATTTGAAATTGGAGAGGATGCAATAGACCAAAGtgcgctaaaaaatttttatttagcagAATATCCAGAAACTAGTCAGCTGCCACCACTCCCagtaacgaaaaataaaaagaaggaAAAGAAAACGCCAGGAAAGAAGCAAAATATTGGACACTGA
- the LOC130675555 gene encoding uncharacterized protein LOC130675555 isoform X2, protein MGRDSRKVSRELRSSEKINKSRSVKRKNVFNPKTAERDESIQSTSSKKLKQNTEDDVPEDSSTEFRIINFIQVFTAISALIKCKKCDGNVVFQTASTRGLGFKIVVACNNCGNEYIPSCSFVGHSYEINRRFIFVMRILGIGYEGLCKFCGLMDMPSFLDKSTHTILLKQILNCSKAVAETFMTKAVNEEKQAMPTTENEDINHLTVSGDGTWQKRGYTSSFGVSSIIGYFTGKILDINIKSAYCKLCEYWKKKTNTVEFEEWYQSHEDVCSANHQGSSGKMEVDAMVEMFSYSETKYGVKYANYIGDGDSKTYSGIIKSDPYENTTVNKKECIGHVQKRMGSRLRTLKSKQKGLGGRGKLTGKLIDKLTVYYGLAIRRHCDSIENMKSAIMATFYHYGSSDEKPNHDMCPKGEESWCSYQRAEARGELDTFSHDYSPLPSDVLKAIKPIYEDLSNENLLSRCVGGFNQNNNESFNQLVWKICPKTS, encoded by the exons atgggacgtgattctagaaaggtttcaagagaacttcggagttctgaaaaaattaataagtcgcgttcagtcaaaagaaagaatgtttttaatccgaaaacagccgaacgtgatgaaagtattcagagtacatcttctaaaaaattaaaacaaaacactgaagatgatgtacctgaagacagcagtactgaatttcgaataataaattttattcaggtattcactgcaatttctgctcttataaaatgtaaaaaatgtgatggaaatgtagtgtttcaaacagcaagtacacgtgggctgggattcaaaattgtagttgcatgtaataactgtggaaatgaatatattccttcctgttctttcgttgggcattcttatgaaataaacagacgtttcatttttgtaatgagaatactaggaataggatacgaaggattgtgcaagttttgcggcctgatggacatgccgtcttttttagataaatctacgcatacaattttactgaaacagattttgaattgtagtaaagccgtcgcagaaaccttcatgacgaaagctgtgaatgaagaaaagcaagcaatgccaacaactgaaaatgaagatataaatcatctaactgtatcgggagatggaacctggcaaaaacggggatatacatcgtcatttggagtttcttctataattggctattttactggaaagattcttgacataaacattaaaagtgcatattgtaagctatgtgagtattggaaaaaaaaaacaaatactgttgagttcgaggaatggtatcaatcgcatgaagatgtgtgttctgctaatcatcaagggtcttctgggaaaatggaggtggatgcgatggtcgaaatgttttcgtattctgaaactaaatatggagttaagtatgccaactatattggtgatggtgactccaagacctattcaggaattataaaatcagatccttacgaaaatacaactgtaaataaaaaggaatgtatagggcatgtccaaaagcggatggggagtcgattacgtacgctgaagagtaaacaaaaaggtcttggtggtcgaggtaagctcacaggaaaattaatagacaaactaactgtgtactatggtttagcaatacgccggcattgtgattctattgaaaatatgaaatctgctataatggcaaccttttatcactacggctcgagtgatgaaaaaccgaatcatgatatgtgtccaaaaggcgaagaatcttggtgctcttaccagcgcgctgaagcaagaggagagcttgataccttttctcacgattattctcctttaccttctgatgttttaaaagctatcaagcctatatacgaagatcttagtaatgaaaatttactttcaagatgtgtaggtggattcaatcagaataataatgaaagctttaaccaactagtatggaaaatatgcccaaaaacg tcttga